The sequence CCGATTTGTCCCTGTTTTTTCCAATTTCCCCctgttttctccccatttcCCTGTACCGTGCAGTGGGTGGGGAGACAGAGCTCCACACTGGCGCTCTGAGACAAACCAGCCTCGTTTATTACCCAGAGCTGACTGAAATCCCCAATTCCAACCTCCCGGGCCTGACACCTCTGACATTTCTGTCCCTGCCCGGCTCCCCGGCCATTCCTGCGCTTTCTGCTCAGCCGGGATGGGGCTGAACCGATCCAGGGATATGTTCAGCCGTGAGCTGGCCCACCCGAGCTGCATTTGTGTTACAGCCCGGGCCAGCCGTACTGTGACAACACTGTGACATTTCCCCcgctttttcctttttctggggGCGCTCCAGGAGGTCTCACCTCTCCTCCCGTGCTGCGGGACCTTTCCGGTGCCATTCCCGGTGCCATTCCTGGTGCCGTTCCCGGTGCCATTCCCGGTGTCCTTGTCCCTCTtgtggccctgcagcagctcgGCCACTTCCCGGCTGCCGTGAGCCAGCGCCAGCTCCAGCGCCGTCCTGAGCCGTGGGTGACACGGATGGACACGGGGACACAAGGGGACAGTGAGCGCTGGCAGGGGGGCACAGGTGACCCCCATCCCCCCGCAGCGGTGACACCCTTGGGACcgatgtccccagtgtccccagtgtccccagtgtccccagtgtcccctgtcACCCACCTGCCGTCCCTGTCGGCCAGCCCGGGCTCGGCCCCGCGCCGCAGGAGCTGGGCACAAACGGCCGCGTGGTTCCCCCGCGCCGCCAGCATCAGCGGGGTCTGGCCGTGCTGGGGGGACACGCGGGGTGACCTCGCTGTCCCCCGCCACGCCCcgctgtccccctgtccccactcACAGTGTCGGGGGTGTCCAGCGGGGCCTCGTGGTCACAGAGCAGGAGGACGCTGGAGGCGCAGCCCGAGGAGGCTGCAGGGGTCGGTGTCACTGCCGGGCTCTGGGGGACCTCTGGTGTCCCCCGCGTCCCGGGGTGTCCCCGGGTCCCCCCCCTCACCGGCCCAGTGCAGCGGTGTCCGGTTCTGCCCGTCCACGTGGCGCTCGTTGGCTCCGTGCTGGGGGGACAGCGGGAAGGGACTCCCGGGATGGGAACGGCGCTGgaccccagcccagccctgttcCCATCCTCAcctccatcctcatcctcctctgcaTCCCCATCCATGTGCTTATTCCTGTCTCTATCCTGAGCTCCATCCCTGTTTTCACCCCCAGCTCCATTccactcccattcccattcccgttcccgttcccattcccattcccgttcccattcccgtcCCGTTCCCGTCCCTCTCCgtacctgcagcagcaccttcacGCACTGGGGCTGGCAGGCGATGGTGGCCAAGTGCAGGGCGGTGCTGCCTGTGGGGACGGGACGGGCGCTGGGGACATCCCGGAGGACAACCGCTCCCCTAAAGGAcaccccaggtgtccccaggtgtcccaggtgtccccaggtgtccccaaggtgtcccaggtgtccccaccTACCGTCATCGTTGGTCTCGTTGGCGGGGGCCCcgtgctccagcagcagcgtCAGGCACTCGGTGAGACCCTGGGCCGCGGCCAGGTGGAGCCTGGGGGGGCGAGAGGTGGCCGTGAGCCGTGCGgcccccccgggaccccccccgtgtcccccctcGGTGACATACGCGGATTGTCCCCTGGCGTTGAGCTTGGCGGGGCGGGCGGCCTTGCGGGCGGCCAGGGCGGCCACCCGGGCCACGTCCCCGCGAGTCACCGCGTCCAGGAGCTTCTGGTCCCGCCGCGTCCAGCTCTCCATCTGCGGGGGTGGGACCCCACATCCAGCTCGGGACCCCAAACCCTGGGCGGGACCCCCAGCCCGGGACAGGATCCACACCCCCCCCCAGCGTGGCTCCCCTCACGCAtcccctgcctcagtttccccgcTCCGTGAGGGATCCCGGAGCCCCGCGGAGCCGGGAGGGGCGGAGAGGCCGCAGCGTGTCCCGGCCTGTGCCCGCCCGGCTGGTTTGGCGAGTGCCACCGAGCCGGGCTGGGCTCCAGCGTGGCACCGGGCGGGGGTGACACCAGCACCGGGGACTGGGATTGGGACCGGGGACCGCCACCGGGAGCAGGGACCGAGACCCGGGTCTGGGAACGGGAACCGGGAGCCGGGATGGGCGGCGGCACCGGCAGcggggccagggctggggacgAGCCCGTGGGAGCTGGGGGCTGCATTGGGGTCAGGATCGGGGATGAATCCGGGCTGGAGGCTGGGAGTGAGGCTCAGACTGCAGGTGCCATCGGGACCAGCACCAGAACCGGGACCGGGACTGGGATTGCAGCCGGCACGGGCCCCCCGTTCCCTCCCGGGACTCACCGTCACTTGcgagctggagcaggagaacaTCCTCTTCATGGCCGGGACCCCCGGCGACCCCCGCGGGAGCTGCCGGACCCCCGCCCCCTTCGCTCTCGGCCCCCCGACCCCCNNNNNNNNNNNNNNNNNNNNNNNNNNNNNNNNNNNNNNNNNNNNNNNNNNNNNNNNNNNNNNNNNNNNNNNNNNNNNNNNNNNNNNNNNNNNNNNNNNNNNNNNNNNNNNNNNNNNNNNNNNNNNNNNNNNNNNNNNNNNNNNNNNNNNNNNNNNNNNNNNNNNNNNNNNNNNNNNNNNNNNNNNNNNNNNNNNNNNNNNNNNNNNNNNNNNNNNNNNNNNNNNNNNNNNNNNNNNNNNNNNNNNNNNNNNNNNNNNNNNNNNNNNNNNNNNNNNNNNNNNNNNNNNNNNNNNNNNNNNNNNNNNNNNNNNNNNNNNNNNNNNNNNNNNNNNNNNNNNNNNNNNNNNNNNNNNNNNNNNNNNNNNNNNNNNNNNNNNNNNNNNNNNNNNNNNNNNNNNNNNNNNNNNNNNNNNNNNNNNNNNNNNNNNNNNNNNNNNNNNNNNNNNNNNNNNNNNNNNNNNNNNNNNNNNNNNNNNNNCCCTTGGGCAGCCCCCGACACCGGGGGGGGGGTCACTGTCACCGCTGACCCAGGAACGGGAGGTTCCCCCCCCTCCCCGGGGCCACCTCCCGCACCCCAAAAcatccaaataaataaataaatcccagcaggaagaggaggaacGCGATGTCACCCCCGCCCcccctgggctggagcaggggagggggcCACTGGACCCCCCCCCGTTCCCATAAGGCTCCCGTGGGAATAGCAGCGTCCCCATCCCGCCTTTCCCATCGCTCCCCACAGCTGGATCCAGCCCCCGGCGCGTCCTGGGGGGAATCGTGGGGTGCTGAGGGGGCTGCGGGGGTCCCTAACTGTCCCCGTCGCCctccttcagctcctggctgtTCTCCGCCTCCTCGGGAATATCCTGCATCCTCAGGAAATCTACGGAAAAACTCCAGGTTAACCCCCGCCCCCAAATAAAATCGGGACCCCAGGGTAGGATTCGCCCCCTCCTCACCCCCCAAAACGGGGACCCACCTCGGGGGCTGGCGGGGGGGGAGTGGCGGCTCCCCAAGCCCCCCTCGTCCTCCAGGAGCACGTCCAGGGTGTCCTCGCCCTCCCGCAGCCGCTCGGGATCGGCGCCCCGGAATTCCAGCTCATCTCGGGGGCCGGGGAAGGCGGGGGCGTGGAACGGGAGGCCGCCGGGGGAGCTGGGGTGGCTCAGCTGCCgggtgggagcagaggagggagggggtTCAGCCCCGAGCCCCTGCGCCCCCCACCCTCGGGGACTGCGGCCGGGCACGGCTCGTGTCACACAGCACCCATCCCTCACCCGCAGCTCCCCCCGGTGCCCCCGGTGCCCTCCCGGTACCCCCGGTGCCTCCCCCGGTGCCCCCGGTGCCCACCTGCGGGGGGGTGAAGCTCAGGTACAGCGCGTCCCCGGCCGGGAGGCTCCTGCGCCGGGGCTCGGCCGCTCTCCGGCCCCGCGGCCCGGCCGGAGCCCCCCGCGCCTCCTGCAGCTCCCGCTCCAGCCGGGACCGCTCCCGCTCGCTGTCCCGCAGCCGCGACTCCAGCGCCGCCGCCTCCTGCGCCcgctcctggcacagctgccgGCAGCggctcagctcctcctgcaccagCCCGTGCTGCCGCTGCAGCAGCGCCAGCTCCGCCCCGGGACCCGGCTCCGAGCCCCCGCTCACCGGCACGGCCGGCTGCGACccccggcggggccgcggccgctGCAGCCCCTCcggcagctgcagctccagcagcacctcctggtGGGTCAGCTGGACCTGCGGGGGAGCGGGGCCACGGAGGGAAAGGGGGCAGAGAGGGAGGGGGGAGTGAGAAGAACGTTGGGAATGGGAAGGGCGAGAAGGTGGGAGAAAGGGGGCAGGGAATGGGTATGGGCAGGGGGcacctcctcatcctccctcccCGTTCCCCTGCCCCACCTGCAGCCGCAGCAGGAGCCCGTACAGGTTCACCAGGCGCTGGTTGATCTCCTGCGGGGGACAGGATTTGAGTGAACCCCGAGTGCCACGGGGCAGGGGGGCACCATGGGGTGGGCAgcacccccagaccccaaaaCCCTTCCCTCACCTCCTGGGATCCCCTCGGCGGGACCTGGTTCCCATTCCCGTCCTGTGGAGAGAGTGAGGTGACACCGAGGGTCCCAGCACGGGCTGGGGGTCCCCGGCTGTCCCCCCCTGCCCCCTCCCCTGCTCACCCGCTGCCCAGAGTCTGGATCCGCCCGGAATTCCAAGGAGCCGTTGATGCTGCCGGAGTCTCCGTCTGCAGGGGAAGGCTGGGTAAGCCCCgaggggtcccgggggtccccccaccccagcagtcccctccccctgtccccccttactgctggcactggggctggggcagctctcaGCCTCGGGGGGATTgttctggttctggttctggttctggttctggtcCCGATCCCGGCTGCATCCCGTGAAAATCTCCTTCAGGCACTCCACTGTGGAGGGAAGGGCAGCGTGAGCCCCACgcccctgcctcagtttccccatcctggagcatcccagaaCATCCTGGGGCACCCTGGAGTATCCGTCCCAGCCCGGATCAGCCGTTCCCGGAGCTCCCGTACCTTCCCGGATGGCGTCGTGCAGCAGCACGTCCCCGCGGGGGCCCCGGCCGGGGTCCCCAGGAAAGGGGGTCCCGCGGGGGGCCGGGGGGGGCTCGGAGCAGCCGCTGCCCAGCGCCAGCATGTCCGCAAAAATCCCAACCTTGTCCTCCAGCAGCGCCGCGATCTGACGGTCGTGCTGCTCCATCCGCTCTggagaggggcggggggaaTTGGGNNNNNNNNNNNNNNNNNNNNNNNNNNNNNNNNNNNNNNNNNNNNNNNNNNNNNNNNNNNNNNNNNNNNNNNNNNNNNNNNNNNNNNNNNNNNNNNNNNNNNNNNNNNNNNNNNNNNNNNNNNNNNNNNNNNNNNNNNNNNNNNNNNNNNNNNNNNNNNNNNNNNNNNNNNNNNNNNNNNNNNNNNNNNNNNNNNNNNNNNNNNNNNNNNNNNNNNNNNNNNNNNNNNNNNNNNNNNNNNNNNNNNNNNNNNNNNNNNNNNNNNNNNNNNNNNNNNNNNNNNNNNNNNNNNatgggatgggatgggatgggatgggatgggatggggtgggatccatgggatgggatgggatgggatgggaggaaCAGGGATGGGCCCCCACCTTTCAGCTTCCTCAAGGACGCTTCAGTCTCCGTCTCAATCAGGGGAAAATCCTGGCGGCTTGGACAGCTGGGAGGGCCGGGATGGGGGGGTCAGAGCCAGGACCCCTCAGCCCCATCACCCCACACCCAtcccccttttcctctccaagcACCCACCACTGCCCACCCTGTAACCCCGGTGACTCCACGAGGTTCCCAGAGATCCCGGGGCGTTCCCAGCCGTCCCCAAGCTCCCAGGACACTCACAGGCTGACGGCCTGCTGGATGACCTTCATCCAGTGGTTGCGGTCGTCCCGGGAAGCCGCGTGCACCTCGTACATCTCGGGCGGGGCCGCGCTGATCAGGAACATCCCCTTCTCCTGGTTGGCGATGTCCCGCACGATCAGGTTTTGCAGGGAGATGACGGCTGGCTTGTCCTGCGGGATTGGGGAACGCTGGGAATGGGGAACGCTGTCCTGGAGCCCCACTGGGGgctggggtgaggagggggcAGCTCACCAGCATGGGGAAGGTGTATTTCTGGTCCTTCTCTTGCAGGAACACGAGCACGTCCGTCATCAGCAGCACCAGGACGTCTGGGATGAGCCGGGGTGAGCAGGGGTGAGCGCGGGGGCTTCACCCACCGAGCCCCCCGAGCCCCAGGGCTGACCCCAAATCCAGCCATGGAGGAGACGGGGTTTGCCAGCATCCTGCCTCACGGGCACCCCGCATCTCTTGGGACCCCCGTTCCACGAGAGGCTCCCAAGAatccccatcccctgctccctgGACATCCCCCAAtccccttttcccccccacTCCCCACCTTTGAAGCGCCCGGCCGCCGTTTTCCAGAGCATCCCCCCGCTGTGCACCAGCTTCCTGCGGAGCAGCTCGTCCCTGCCGAAGGCTCCGGGGCGGCTGTCCCAGAGCAGCGGCACCTTGGCGCGGGGATCCACGCGTCGGAAAACGTCCCAGAGGCGCCCGCGGAGCTCCCAGGCGTGAACCTCCTCGTCCACGGCCGAGAGCAGCTCCTTCACCAAGCGCAGCGCCCGCGACAGGTCCGCGCAGTCCCCCTCGTTGTCTGCCAGCAGGGGAGGGACGCTGGAATTCCGGCCCCGCCACGCCCCCGGATCCCGGCCCCTTCCCGCCCCCGGGTCCCGGTTCCTTCCCGCCCCCGGGTCCCGGCCCCTTCCCGCCCCCGGGTCCCGGTTCCTTCCCGCCCCGGTACCTTTGGAGTTCTTGAGGATGCGCTCGATGAGCACCGGGTACTTGGTGATGCGCTGCGTCACCAGCAGGATGCACTCGGGGACGCCGTGGCGGCGCAGGAGCGGGGACCGCGTCACCCGCtggggggacagcggggacacaAGGTCAGCAGGGCCCCCAAAAGCAGAGACCCCCACCAGCAGGGACCCCCCTCCATCAGCGACCCCTCCCCAAGGCGGAGACCCCTCAGAGCTCGGTGAGGGAGGGACACAActtggggaaactgaggcatggagctgggagaagggtTTTCCACCCGGGGACAAAGCCTGGAATGTGCAGGGGGACCCCGACCCCCATCACGGGGGTGTCCCCAGAGGATGGAGACCCCAAGCCCCAGCCCGGGGTCCCCACGGAGCCCACCCGGATGAACTGCTGGAAGCGTTTGTCCCGGGCCAGCAGGTCCTTGTACTCCTTGAGCGCCTTGGTGTGCTTGCTGCAGAACTCGGCGTAGGCTTTGCGCAGCTGCTCCGCGCTCGGGCCAGAGAACTTGGCAGTGGGAAGGACGAGGGGACATCGGTGAGCGCGTCCCCCCCTCTGCCATCCCCTCTCTGAATCCCATCCCCCCCATCCCGGCTCCCTGGTGTCCCCCCCGCCCACCTGGGTGACGAGGATGTCACCGAGACGGTCGATGACGAAGTTCTTGTTGCTGTCCTGGGCCAGCGATTCCCGGCGCCGCTCCAGGAGCTGGGCCAGGAAGCGCTCGTGGATGTGGCTGAGCTCGTCGAGGCAGGGGAAGATGCGCTGGACGGTGCCAGggtccagctgcagctcctccagcatcGCCCTGCGGAACAGGGCGCCCATGATCTTCAGCGTCCGCACGTGGTGCAGCTCCGTCTGCATCAGCTCTGCGGGGGCACGGCGCGGTCACCAcgaggacagggacagcacccccgggacagggacagggacagggacaacaCCcccgggacagggacagggacagcacccccgggacagggacagcaccccagggacagcaccccagggacagggacaacaCCcccgggacagggacagcaccccagggacagggacagcatCCCGGCAACAACACAGAGGGAATAGgaccccagggacagccacccagcatccctgtcccatccccgtgtcccctgtcctgtccctgtgtccctgtgtcccctgtcctgtccctgtgtcccctgtccccctgtcccctcacCGTAGATGACGTCCTGCCGTTTCATGACGTCCATGcggtgctgctgcaggaagctgttATCCACCGCCAGGCTCCAGGAATCCGCCTCGAACTCCTTCCCATCCGCCTCCAAATCGCTCAGCAGCTGGCTCAGGATGACGTCAGGGCCTGCAGGTGACATCAGCGGGACATGGagtccccgtgtccccccccCGGGCCCTCACGGCCCCGCCGTGCCCCCACCTTCGTCGATCAGCGACTCCACGGAGAGCGTCCGGTTGCGCATGTTGAGGGAATCCGTGGATTGGGACAGGATCCGCCGGATGCCCAGGGGAGAGTCATCGTTGAACGTCCTGGGGGAGGCGGTGGGACACgatggggacaccggggacacccccggagccccccgTCCCCTGCGCTTCCTGCCCTTACCCCGAGATGTTGGTGGTGGAGACGCTCttggagagggacagggaggggcGGCCGCGGCGGGGCCCCAGCAGCGTCTGCCGGAAACTCTCCGAGGGGTAGATGGCAGAATTGGGGCGCTCCCGGATGGCATCTGGGGGtgggggacaccggggggacaGTGCTGGGACCCCCCTGTCACCCCCCGGGCTGAGCAGGGACNNNNNNNNNNNNNNNNNNNNNNNNNNNNNNNNNNNNNNNNNNNNNNNNNNNNNNNNNNNNNNNNNNNNNNNNNNNNNNNNNNNNNNNNNNNNNNNNNNNNNNNNNNNNNNNNNagggaagggaagggaagggaagggaagggaagggaagggaagggaagggaagctCCCCCCACTCACTCTTGTTGCGCAGGGACACCgactgcagggctgagctgttcTTCAGCAGCGCCGCCTTCTGCTGCTGCGGGGGAGCGGAAGCGTCACTGTCCTCGCGTGTCCCCGGTTCCCGCATCCCCCCGTTCCCCCATCCCCCGCCAATCCCCGGCTGGCGTCACCCGCGCTCACCTTCTGCTTCACCTTGGTGCAGTTGGGCAGGGTGTCCTTGCAGCGGTTGTGGATGGTGACGTTGCAGGCTGGGGGACACGGAGAGGTGACGGAGAGGCCACAGGGACCCTCCTGCCACCCCTCCTCCCCCGGATCCTGGCAGAGCGACGGGAGCAGATGTGGTGGGAATGCGGGTGGATGTGGATCACACGgcgctgctggagctgcagctgccacgGAGCAGCTGCCCCAACCCCGAGGGCACCGTGCCAGCCTGGGGCCaccagagccagcctggggcCACCAGAGCCAGTCTGGGGCCACCAGCACCAGGGAGCCAGGATGTGCCAAGGCAGAGAAACCATCTCGTGCTCCAGGGAACAAACCCAGCAGGAACTGGGCTCTGGGAACGGGCACCACGGTGCCCATGCGGCAAAGCCACCCCAGAAAAGTCATCTTGGAAAAGCCACCGTGGCACCGTCATCCTGGCAAGGCCACCCTAAAAAAGCCGTCCCAAAAAAGCCGCCCCGGCAAAGCCACTGCGGCAAATCCAATCTGGCAAAGCCACCCCAGCAATTCCGCCCCAGCAAAGCCACCCCAAAAAAAGTCATCCCAAAAAAAGCCTCCTCAGAAAAGCCACTGCGGCAAAGCCACCCCGGCAAAGCCGCCATGGAGGAGCCACCCCAGAAAAAGCCACCCTGGCaactccaggctggaaaagtctCTGCGGCAAAGCCACCCCAGCCAAGCCACCCCAGAAATTTCACCCTGGCAAAGCCACCCTAGCAATTCTGCCCTGGCACATCCACCCCAGCAAAGCCATCCTGGCAAAACCACGATGGAAAAGCCATCCTGGCAAACCCACCGCAGCAAttctgccctggcagagccaACCTGGAAAAGCCACCCCGTCACACcgagcccagccctgccaccctgGCAAAACCGTGATGGAAAAGACACCCCGGAAGAGCCATCCCAGAAAAAACCACTGCGGCAAAGCCACCCTGGCAACTCCACTCTGGAAAAGCCACCCCGGCAATGGCACCCTGGCAAAGCCACTGCAGCAAAGCCATGGTGACAGttctgccctggcacagccaccctggcacagccaccctgGCAATGCCATCCCATCAATCCCACCCCATCAGTGCCACCCCAGCAATGCCACCCCATCAGTGCCaccctgtccctcctgccctggcacatcCCCCCCTGTCAGATCCCTCCTGGCACCCCCCGCCCGGCACATCCGCCTGGAATTTCCCTCCCGGGTCCCCATCCCGGGTCTCACTGGGACACACGAGCGCTTCCTTGGCCGTGATGCTCTTGTTGCAGGCGAAGCACATGGTCATGCCGGACACGGAGATGGTGGTGAAGAGGTGCCCGTTGGTGTAACGCGCgtccttctccttcccctccttcatCCTCTCCTTGTCCTTGCCCTGCCCGGACAGCGACACCGGACGCCTGACGGGGCTGCGGCACCGCGGCCGCCCCGCGGCCCCCCCCGCCGGCCTCGGGACGCGGCTCATGGCCGCGGGGAGCCGGGCGGGCTGCGGGAGCGGCCGCTGCCCCGCGGGCTCGGTGGGGAGCCCGGAGGACGGGGAGAGAGCCCCCCGCTCCCTGCGCTCGCTCCCGCTTCCCAGCATCCCGTCTCCACGGCAACCGGAGGCTGCGGGAGAGATCCCCCCCGCCCCGGCACGGCCCCCCCGGCGCCAGCCCCAATGGGGACGGGGTGCGGGGGCGCAGCCGGGGGTGACGCTGCCCCGTGGGGGTTGGGGACATCGTCCCGCGCCCCCCGCCTCCTATTTTTAGCCGAATTGGGGGGTTTcacccttttcccccctcaaaaCGGGGAGTCGGGAGCCGGCTGAGCCGCCGCGGGGATGGTTCGGGGGGCGGGGGTCGGTTCGGGTTTCAAAAGGGGAGCGAGCCGGCGTCACCCCGAGTGTCCCCGTGCTCGCCTCGGACCCCCCCGCACCCCCACGGGCACAGAGAGGCCTTTGTGCCCCCCCTCGCCACCCCCGCGGCCCCGGCCGTGCCTGGCACCGGGGCTGAGCCCGGCGGGCCGGGGCACTCGGGGCTCCAACCAACAGCCCCCCAAAACGGCGGCGCCTCGGGACCCCCCAGCTCCCCTTCCCGATCCCCGCTCCCGGTGCCCGTCCCTGCTCCCGAACCCCCCCGAGCGCGGGGGAGAGGCTGAGAGACCCCcggagggagagggagaacaGGGGGGGCCACGGGGCAGGAGTGGGACCCCAAGAACGGGAGTGGGACCCCAAGGACGGGAGTGGGACCCCAAGGACGGGAGTGGGACCCCCGGGGACACCAGTGGGACCCCCGGGGACACCAGTAGGACCCCGCGGATCAGGAGAGAGACCCCTCGGAGCATCAAGGAGACCCCTCGAGACACCAGTGGGACCCCACTGCTGGGGACCCCAGGGTCACCCCGTGTCcccgggcggggggcgcggggggctCACCCGCTCGCGGCTCAGGGGTCCCTCCGCCTCCCCGTCCGCCGGGAACGGGGcgcaggagcagcagcacatcccgGACCCCCNNNNNNNNNNNNNNNNNNNNNNNNNNNNNNNNNNNNNNNNNNNNNNNNNNNNNNNNNNNNNNNNNNNNNNNNNNNNNNNNNNNNNNNNNNNNNNNNNNNNNNNNNNNNNNNNNNNNNNNNNNNNNNNNNNNNNNNNNNNNNNNNNNNNNNNNNNNNNNNNNNNNNNNNNNNNNNNNNNNNNNNNNNNNNNNNNNNNNNNNNNNNNNNNNNNNNNNNNNNNNNNNNNNNNNNNNNNNNNNNNNNNNNNNNNNNNNNNNNNNNNNNNNNNNNNNNNNNNNNNNNNNNNNNNNNNNNNNNNNNNNNNNNNNNNNNNNNNNNNNNNNNNNNNNNNNNNNNNNNNNNNNNNNNNNNNNNNNNNNNNNNNNNNNNNNNNNNNNNNNNNNNNNNNNNNNNNNNNNNNNNNNNNNNNNNNNNNNNNNNNNNNNNNNNNNNNNNNNNNNNNNNNNNNNNNNNNNNNNNNNNNNNNNNNNNNNNNNNNNNNNNNNNNNNNNNNNNNNNNNNNNNNNNNNNNNNNNNNNNNNNNNNNNNNNNNNNNNNNNNNNNNNNNNNNNNNNNNNNNNNNNNNNNNNNNNNNNNNNNNNNNNNNNNNNNNNNNNNNNNNNNNNNNNNNNNNNNNNNNNNNNNNNNNNNNNNNNNNNNNNNNNNNNNNNNNNNNNNNNNNNNNNNNNNNNNNNNNNNNNNNNNNNNNNNNNNNNNNNNNNNNNNNNNNNNNNNNNNNNNNNNNNNNNNNNNNNNNNNNNNNNNNNNNNNNNNNNNNNNNNNNNNNNNNNNNNNNNNNNNNNNNNNNNNNNNNNNNNNNNNNNNNNNNNNNNNNNNNNNNNNNNNNNNNNNNNNNNNNNNNNNNNNNNNNNNNNNNNNNNNNNNNNNNNNNNNNNNNNNNNNNNNNNNNNNNNNNNNNNNNNNNNNNNNNNNNNNNNNNNNNNNNNNNNNNNNNNNNNNNN is a genomic window of Parus major isolate Abel chromosome 25LG2, Parus_major1.1, whole genome shotgun sequence containing:
- the ARHGEF2 gene encoding rho guanine nucleotide exchange factor 2 isoform X1; the protein is MTGKTKGKDKERMKEGKEKDARYTNGHLFTTISVSGMTMCFACNKSITAKEALVCPTCNVTIHNRCKDTLPNCTKVKQKQKAALLKNSSALQSVSLRNKNAIRERPNSAIYPSESFRQTLLGPRRGRPSLSLSKSVSTTNISGTFNDDSPLGIRRILSQSTDSLNMRNRTLSVESLIDEGPDVILSQLLSDLEADGKEFEADSWSLAVDNSFLQQHRMDVMKRQDVIYELMQTELHHVRTLKIMGALFRRAMLEELQLDPGTVQRIFPCLDELSHIHERFLAQLLERRRESLAQDSNKNFVIDRLGDILVTQFSGPSAEQLRKAYAEFCSKHTKALKEYKDLLARDKRFQQFIRRVTRSPLLRRHGVPECILLVTQRITKYPVLIERILKNSKDNEGDCADLSRALRLVKELLSAVDEEVHAWELRGRLWDVFRRVDPRAKVPLLWDSRPGAFGRDELLRRKLVHSGGMLWKTAAGRFKDVLVLLMTDVLVFLQEKDQKYTFPMLDKPAVISLQNLIVRDIANQEKGMFLISAAPPEMYEVHAASRDDRNHWMKVIQQAVSLCPSRQDFPLIETETEASLRKLKERMEQHDRQIAALLEDKVGIFADMLALGSGCSEPPPAPRGTPFPGDPGRGPRGDVLLHDAIREVECLKEIFTGCSRDRDQNQNQNQNQNNPPEAESCPSPSASNGDSGSINGSLEFRADPDSGQRDGNGNQVPPRGSQEEINQRLVNLYGLLLRLQVQLTHQEVLLELQLPEGLQRPRPRRGSQPAVPVSGGSEPGPGAELALLQRQHGLVQEELSRCRQLCQERAQEAAALESRLRDSERERSRLERELQEARGAPAGPRGRRAAEPRRRSLPAGDALYLSFTPPQLSHPSSPGGLPFHAPAFPGPRDELEFRGADPERLREGEDTLDVLLEDEGGLGSRHSPPASPRDFLRMQDIPEEAENSQELKEGDGDS
- the ARHGEF2 gene encoding rho guanine nucleotide exchange factor 2 isoform X3; this translates as MTGKTKGKDKERMKEGKEKDARYTNGHLFTTISVSGMTMCFACNKSITAKEALVCPTCNVTIHNRCKDTLPNCTKVKQKQQKAALLKNSSALQSVSLRNKNAIRERPNSAIYPSESFRQTLLGPRRGRPSLSLSKSVSTTNISGTFNDDSPLGIRRILSQSTDSLNMRNRTLSVESLIDEGPDVILSQLLSDLEADGKEFEADSWSLAVDNSFLQQHRMDVMKRQDVIYELMQTELHHVRTLKIMGALFRRAMLEELQLDPGTVQRIFPCLDELSHIHERFLAQLLERRRESLAQDSNKNFVIDRLGDILVTQFSGPSAEQLRKAYAEFCSKHTKALKEYKDLLARDKRFQQFIRRVTRSPLLRRHGVPECILLVTQRITKYPVLIERILKNSKDNEGDCADLSRALRLVKELLSAVDEEVHAWELRGRLWDVFRRVDPRAKVPLLWDSRPGAFGRDELLRRKLVHSGGMLWKTAAGRFKDVLVLLMTDVLVFLQEKDQKYTFPMLDKPAVISLQNLIVRDIANQEKGMFLISAAPPEMYEVHAASRDDRNHWMKVIQQAVSLCPSRQDFPLIETETEASLRKLKERMEQHDRQIAALLEDKVGIFADMLALGSGCSEPPPAPRGTPFPGDPGRGPRGDVLLHDAIREVECLKEIFTGCSRDRDQNQNQNQNQNNPPEAESCPSPSASNGDSGSINGSLEFRADPDSGQRDGNGNQVPPRGSQEEINQRLVNLYGLLLRLQVQLTHQEVLLELQLPEGLQRPRPRRGSQPAVPVSGGSEPGPGAELALLQRQHGLVQEELSRCRQLCQERAQEAAALESRLRDSERERSRLERELQEARGAPAGPRGRRAAEPRRRSLPAGDALYLSFTPPQLSHPSSPGGLPFHAPAFPGPRDELEFRGADPERLREGEDTLDVLLEDEGGLGSRHSPPASPRDFLRMQDIPEEAENSQELKEGDGDS
- the ARHGEF2 gene encoding rho guanine nucleotide exchange factor 2 isoform X2, producing the protein MSRIESLSRVRSDRAKGKDKERMKEGKEKDARYTNGHLFTTISVSGMTMCFACNKSITAKEALVCPTCNVTIHNRCKDTLPNCTKVKQKQQKAALLKNSSALQSVSLRNKNAIRERPNSAIYPSESFRQTLLGPRRGRPSLSLSKSVSTTNISGTFNDDSPLGIRRILSQSTDSLNMRNRTLSVESLIDEGPDVILSQLLSDLEADGKEFEADSWSLAVDNSFLQQHRMDVMKRQDVIYELMQTELHHVRTLKIMGALFRRAMLEELQLDPGTVQRIFPCLDELSHIHERFLAQLLERRRESLAQDSNKNFVIDRLGDILVTQFSGPSAEQLRKAYAEFCSKHTKALKEYKDLLARDKRFQQFIRRVTRSPLLRRHGVPECILLVTQRITKYPVLIERILKNSKDNEGDCADLSRALRLVKELLSAVDEEVHAWELRGRLWDVFRRVDPRAKVPLLWDSRPGAFGRDELLRRKLVHSGGMLWKTAAGRFKDVLVLLMTDVLVFLQEKDQKYTFPMLDKPAVISLQNLIVRDIANQEKGMFLISAAPPEMYEVHAASRDDRNHWMKVIQQAVSLCPSRQDFPLIETETEASLRKLKERMEQHDRQIAALLEDKVGIFADMLALGSGCSEPPPAPRGTPFPGDPGRGPRGDVLLHDAIREVECLKEIFTGCSRDRDQNQNQNQNQNNPPEAESCPSPSASNGDSGSINGSLEFRADPDSGQRDGNGNQVPPRGSQEEINQRLVNLYGLLLRLQVQLTHQEVLLELQLPEGLQRPRPRRGSQPAVPVSGGSEPGPGAELALLQRQHGLVQEELSRCRQLCQERAQEAAALESRLRDSERERSRLERELQEARGAPAGPRGRRAAEPRRRSLPAGDALYLSFTPPQLSHPSSPGGLPFHAPAFPGPRDELEFRGADPERLREGEDTLDVLLEDEGGLGSRHSPPASPRDFLRMQDIPEEAENSQELKEGDGDS